The genomic DNA cagaagTTGTGCAGAGCCAAAGAATTAgcggggagagagagagagggctttGGGGTTGTGTTTCAGTGCTCCCAGCAAGCGGACTTGATATATATCAAACAAGAGACAGCTTGGTTGCTTGCGGTGAAGCCAGGGAAAGATGATGAGAGTAAAAGTgcgagagaagagagagagagagagaaagagagataatcTACTGATGAGATCAAGGTCTTCCTCTGTACAAAAACAACCGACAACGTCATGTTCTTCCCCTCTCCCACGCCCTGCCAGGTGGGCCCCACACCCCCACCTTCATTATTGCCCCTTTCCATTTCTTATCTCAACACACCCTCCCCCCTCCAAATGACACAAAGATGCGTATGCATAATGCACTAGTACTACACTAATACCTATGATGCGACGTAGCTTTGATTCCCTCCTTAATCTCCAAACAGATCCCTACTTTCCTTAATAATAAACCAACGACCAACGACTAACAAACTTTAAACAtacactaatatatatatatatatatatgattttttaatttattgttaattttaaaagtcacaataaaattaagaagacacgaaaaaaatattaaaaaaatacttaatattttatatatatatatataaagccaaaCATACAGTAATTAATGTCATCTCAATTTGATATTGGGTTCACTTTCTAAAGTACAACGTCCTTTGACCTAATAGTCAACGTTCCATTAGATTCAAAATAGgattaattcaaatttaataataatttttagtatcGAGAGTATTTGATCCTAGTTTTATAGATTGGGTTGgagaaataacaagaaaaaaaaaaaaaaaaaaaagagaaagattttAAGAAGTGACTTTTATTCTATAAGATGTGATCCTAATTAATCAAGTTATCTCGTGGAGACAGGACAACTGATCATTTGACATAATATTAAAGtaaatgtcattaaaaaaaaaaaaaaagattaaaactctatttgttaatatattttggaggattttttttttttttttggattgaaaaaatattttgatttaactTAAAGATgaaaactaattttatatttttattaatattttgtacaaaagacaaaaaaaaaaaaaaaaaatttaaacccttTAACATATTTAAGAGCATTCTAACTCTTAATTCTTTAACtaaaatttggataaaaaattcctccttttttttttttttaaatttaactaGCAGCTATACAACACTACCAAATAAtaaattctatttaaatataatttttattctatttttatttattttttattctcaaaagcattttcataaaattacaAACCCACATAaaagtgagggagagagaaagtgtgaagaaaaatataaaaacattaaaaataaaaaataaaaaataaaaaaagtaaataaatgattttGTTCTCCAAGGGAGGAGTTCTAAAATAAAGGGGGGATAAAGAATTTGATGAAACTTACTTTTTATAGCATTTAACCAattataactaaaaataaatttaaaagagcTTATTAAAAATgctataatataaaattgaacaaattaaaaatgtagAGCAAGagcttgaaaagaaaagaagaagaatcagagagggacgggagagagagagagagagagagaagggaggggtaaaacataaaagtgaaaagtgGGAGATGGTCCACACAGTGAGGCCCTTGTCGTGTTCTGCTCTGTGTCTCAAGCATCAAAGGCTAATGTGCGCCTCTGAACCTCTCTGCGACACCACGCTTAGCCCCAAGCAATGTCTTTACCTTTCTGTGGTGCAATCGATTGCTTTATTTGTCTCTCTTTCCACGTCTTTTGCTTTCGTACTCGGTTGCTTCAACTCTTCAGATGGGTGCAGTACAGCTTCCACCACACTCAGGACACCACTCTTTTAGTTATGATCtacatgagtaatgctacattattattattattattattatttttattttttttatttttttatcactgatatgatttttaaaattattattaaatttgtgataaattattattgaattttgataaaatgataattttaaaagttacattattcTTGGAGTGATACAAGAgtaacttctagaattactcggactacactcttttttttttttgacatgtctgcacaaaagggggtaaaaaattcaaactagtgacctccactttattatgCGTATCACAgctgattgagttacctcttggagACGGGCTACACTCGTTTAAACCCACTTACAAggagagtaattctaaaagtctctTTTGTGTCACTCCATGAATGatgaaacttttaaaattactatttgattgATCATTCAAGCCCAATAGTTATTTTATAAgctacattatttttaaatggatAAAAGAGTGACTTCCAACAATACTTCCCAAAAGGAACACCAAGGCAGGACTACTAATATTCTTCCTCCATATTTATTActttcattttataaaaatattttcagaaaaaaaaaaaaaaaagttcatggGCCAATAGGCGGTTAATACCAAAAAACCACCCGCCGGTGGGCAGTTATAGCCATATTCGCCTGACCCAGACAGGGAGGCGATTACTAAAATCTGTCATCCATAGAGTGTGGATGCGGAGTAagggtgtattttttttttttttttgagatatcTGCATAAGAGGGggatggagattcgaactagtaacctctacttcataaggcgtggttccagtcgattgagctactcttGGGAACCGGAGTAAGGGTATTATTTGCCAATATAGTGCAGTTTACACACTTACCTTTAACTAAAATAGTTTTTGCAATGTCCTTCCCAATGTCTTCAATTTTGCAATATCAAGTTGCAATGCCCGCTTCAATAActcaaaatgtcaaaaatactttttataagataaatgaataaataaaaattgtaagtaatttttttttattattttattataaaatgtatttttgttattttgggttGCCAAAATGAGAACATTGCAACCTCAATAGTAGATTGAGGGGATATTGCAAAAAAGATGGTATTTAGAGGAGAAAATGTAGTTAAcccaatttattatttaaaaaattaaaaattttaaaactaaaaaaaaagtggtagTGTTGCTTCAATGGATGAGAAGATAGTAACACGGACATGCCGTAAGACATCAATTTTACGGCCTCCAATataattttgacacgtcaccaaagaACGACACTACATGAAATAGGATGAAAATACcagatttttttaacaaaacccACCCCATCTCTTTTCTCCTTCATTCCAACTCCTAAACCAACAAACAAACGCCTAAACCACCCCTACCCCCACTGAATGCCGCTGCCGGAAACCTCCAAAAGCCACCGCCGGAATCCACCAAAACCCACCTCAACCATATGTCTAGCCATCGCCAAAATCATCTGCAGATTCTAGAAATCAATGTTTGTAGGACAAATAACTTCTAAACTGAACAAGAACAAGGACGACATTGGAAAACAAATTCTTCCTCTCTTTTAGATTTTGTCTTAACATTTTTCCCTACCGGTGAGATTTGAGCTTAAGATCTACCTCCAACCCCTAATAATCTCACATGAAATAAAGCAAACTGACTCAAAGGTCCCAAACAGACAACGAATCACAAGCAATGGTCGGAGGACAGCCACAAGAAAACCCATCCCCACTGGAACCCAAACCGAACCAACCCAGAAAACCCACTCACTGGAAAACCCATCACCCAACCGGCCACCACCCCAGGCCccattccaaacaaaaaatagaaaacccaCCTTGCTTGAAAGAACAAACCTTGTGAAAGGGCGGCGGCAAATGGGCGTTGCGCAGGGGCAAtgaataagataaaaaataggtttttttttttggatttaaagatccaatgtttttgttcttattcTATTAGGTGATTCTAGCTGACATGTAGGTATTCTATTTGATGCTGCAAAAATAGTGTTTTGTAGCTGGTCCTGGTAGAAggttttctcatatatatatatatatatgcacgcTCTACATCTATTTGTCTCATAAAATAGTTTTTCAAGTAAATTGAAAAGTAGTTATTTTATGATCGAAATTTGATtcccataaaatttttattttttacctttgCCAAGgaagtaataaataaataatacctAAGCAATGcatgatttttaataataataaacttaagTTCAAACTAAATTGAACCCAAATATGAAGTTCATTTGTGtcccaaaacaaaaagggaGCTACGCTTCGTTGCATAGTAATACTGTATATCATTTTGAATCACCTTTTACGACATATCCCCTCAATTTTTTGATTGAAGAAATCAGGCCACATAGGTTTTTGGGAATGAGAAGCATCACTTTCCTCTTGATTCCCCGATTTCTCCTTACTTTCCTTGCTTCAATGAGCgcacaaattttgaattttgagactgaaaataaaacaatgaaGACTAAAATGATGGGCGGGCGATTCACTCGCCTtaatccttcaaaaaaaaaaaaaaaaaaaattgtcccttttttcttatataactTCCAATTTTCGTAATTTCAGTTAGTATATTTTGGGTAATTTTCACCACACtacactttattattattattgacatGTTCACACTAGATAAGGAGATGGATGATTTAAACTAGTggcctccgcttcataaggcttGGTCTACTACCGATTGAGTTATCTCTTGGCAACCACACCACAcgtttttataatataaattctcatatatattttaatgtgaAATAACATAAGAGGAAAGGAAAAATAAGTACTAAGTAAGATACccctcaaaaaagaaagaaagtggcATATAGGATGGTTCATTAAGAATCCAATTTGgtcatttcatttttctatttctgaacattaaaaaaaataaaaaatagaaaaagaaaaagaaaaaagtactatATGAAAGCGTTCGTCAGCTCTGCATCATGCCATTTTCTTTAAACAAATACTTATTTAGTAGAGCAAAAAACAAGGAAATTGATTCCTTTCAaactatatatttaattttgacTCAAGGTAttatttcttgtttaatttaaataatttattctatAATATTACTTAATAACATTGACTACTACATTATAATGACAAAAAGACAAGCATTTACtttttaagaatgatgtgatcaatatatatattatagaagTGATCAAGtattaacttattaaaaaaaccttttttgaGGGTTGGGATTTAATTAAGTATAAATCCAGGTACTGTAACACAATTTTATATACACAATGGAGGATTCTTTTATTATCtttaattacctttttattgAGTAGCACTAGGAGCgatacaatttttattacaaaattatttacaaactGACGTCGccgttttggtaatttggaagGTAAGCTAAGAAGATCGATCATCTTGCACAATTCGTCAAAGGTCTCACAACAGAGACAACAATGGCGGACGAGTTGGAGCgctgaagagagagagaaaaacctcttctctatcttctcttcctctcccttcATAGTTTCCCGTACTTTCATGCTCTCTTTCTGCGGAAAAACTACCATAATCGCCAAATCGAACCTCCATTACAACACTCATTTTTCCACCCACGAGCTTTTCCTTAGCTGCCCATCTCTGTATTTTGCCCGAAGTAGTTTTTGGCACATTTCCAATTTTGACAAGAACCACCGACGCAATTTCGATCTTCTCTTCCTCCAAAACCCTCTTCTTGATTCCTTCGCACAAGCTCCTCAACGGTACAACACCAgaatctttttctcttctctgcAATATCTCTGCGACAAGCACGATTGCGTCTGAGATCTTGAACGCCGCGAGGCAACCTCCTCTGAGAAACTTCGGACAACTATTGTAAGCTGTTGTTTCTATGCGATGAGGATGGATTTCTAGACTGCTGTGGACCCTAATGACGTCGGAACATCAGCCGGTCACAAAGAGATACCTCTCTTCTCCGATGACAATTCCTCTGTCGCCCGTTCGGACAAAGCACCGGCTCACCAGCTTATTGCTGAGTCTCCCTTGAAACatctattaaaatataaattaaataattataactaattttttttactggTTTAATTTAAGCTTTGTTAAAGGTTTTGAATCTTTTGAGTAATATGAAGAGTGAAAACGCAGACGATTagtaaccgcccgctaaccgctaattATTTTGAATACGATTAGTAAAAACTGCTAATCGCCTATATAAATATGGCtccatttttgtttcaatactattcattttactttttcatttttctaatattctcttattttttacattacatcaaccactttttattactattcaaatataaaaattaccacaaaacaatttttttttttcttttttctatactaaacattcttaccttttatttttttttttcttacatcaataaatttttgctATAGTATTGAACCAAAATCgtttaacaaacacacccaTAATGAATTTTACTAATTGCCTAAGCAGTTACGATTAGCAATTTTagtcaataaccactaaccataACTACATTTTCATCCCTAATTAATATGGTATAAGACTATGTTTAACATTGCGATTTAATTTAGCATATTAAAGTGCTAGTTTGGGAgcaagtttttaaaaaatcgcTGAAAATGGGcacgttttaaaaaatgaatgattttaaTTGTCATACTTTAATTTTACTAAACgcttaattatgattttaaaaattacgttgaCTTTAATTGTTAGATAGATTTTAAACTCACATGCGAAAGGAAAATGTTAGAAGTTTTAatataaatggtgatttaacccTACCTCGCGAGTTAAGGAAGGGTGACCGAGGTAACCGGAGGCATTGCTAGAGGAAGAAACCCAAATCTCTCCTTCAATCCCATCCTCAACGGGCTCTTGTGTTTCTTCATTGATGACAACAATGTCCATGTCTTCCTCATCATTGCTGCATCGTGAAGCCAGTCTTGCACTAGCTAGGCAGGAGCTGCTTGTGAGTTGGAATGTTTGGAAACGTTGAAGAATTCCCGCCATTGCCGGCAGATCTCCACGCCGTTGAAACAAAGGTGCAGTTCTCCGCTAACCCATACGATGGAGATATGCACGATGGGTTTAACCCAAACGGCTTGAATACACGAACAAATTCCTCCACCGACGCCCTGTAAATCGGCTCGTTGATAATAATCAGGTTTTTTAAACTCCGTAGATTAATTGGAACCGTTCCTTTTTCTATCCCTCCACGCTTGACCACAAGTGGCAGCGCGAAAGACGGAACCGGGCTGCAAGTTGCCTTGAACTCCGAAATTAACTCCAGCCATAGCCTTGGCCGGTTGACAAAACCGGCCGGTGATGTAAGAACGCATGTTGCACCGGAAACTATGGTCAGGAGCAGAAACATAAGGCCGCAGTCATGGAACTGAGGCAGCCACGACACTACTATGCTGTTTGGATGAAGCTCATAGGCTTTCCTCGCCGCCCTAACATTGTGAGCCGCCGATCCTGCCGTCACAAGCACCGGCTTCGGGATTCCGGTCGCGCCAGAAGTGTACTGAACCAAA from Corylus avellana chromosome ca6, CavTom2PMs-1.0 includes the following:
- the LOC132183651 gene encoding LOW QUALITY PROTEIN: uncharacterized protein LOC132183651 (The sequence of the model RefSeq protein was modified relative to this genomic sequence to represent the inferred CDS: deleted 1 base in 1 codon; substituted 1 base at 1 genomic stop codon), with product MSHENYDPSFPDQPVVVRYLSIWANLPAFRSKPTFIWTEDGSSHAALIYAQLDHSVQSISSQLLNVPLRRGDTVLVLCSPGLQLVEIIFGCQRAGLLSVPVFPPDPFSGEDSCHHLIRALSQTKPKAAIAHPDYIANVRRYISSSFNDNKLAKMLQNVRWISTDYINDKKLGGHNNDFLNPCEPDEVYLVQYTSGATGIPKPVLVTAGSAAHNVRAARKAYELHPNSIVVSWLPQFHDCGLMFLLLTIVSGATCVLTSPAGFVNRPRLWLELISEFKATCSPVPSFALPLVVKRGGIEKGTVPINLRSLKNLIIINEPIYRASVEEFVRVFKPFGLNPSCISPSYGLAENCTFVSTAWRSAGNGGNSSTFPNIPTHKQLLPSSARLASRCSNDEEDMDIVVINEETQEPVEDGIEGEIWVSSSSNASGYLGHPSLTREMFQGRLSNKLVSRCFVRTGDRGIVIGEERYLFVTGXCSDVIRVHSSLEIHPHRIETTAYNSCPKFLRGGCLAAFKISDAIVLVAEILQRREKDSGVVPLRSLCEGIKKRVLEEEKIEIASVVLVKIGNVPKTTSGKIQRWAAKEKLVGGKMSVVMEVRFGDYGSFSAEREHESTGNYEGRGREDREEVFLSLFSAPTRPPLLSLL